A single Bacillus sp. HMF5848 DNA region contains:
- the pyc gene encoding pyruvate carboxylase: MLKGRKINKVLAANRGEIAIRVFRACNELNIRTVAIYSKEDAGAYHRYKADEAYLIGEGKKPIDAYLDIEGIIEVAKNNNVDAIHPGYGFLSENIHFAMRCEEEGIIFIGPNSEHLDMFGDKVKARQQAINAGIPVIPGSNGPIHNLEEVLQFGSKNGYPIIIKAALGGGGRGMRIVRNEAGLKEAYERAKSEAKAAFGSDEVYVEKLVENPKHIEVQILGDMDGNIVHLYERDCSIQRRHQKVVEVAPSVGLSESLRMRICDAAVQLMNKVHYINAGTVEFLVSENDFYFIEVNPRVQVEHTITEMITGIDIVQSQIKIAEGHNLHSSTVGVPIQEKIITHGYAIQSRVTTEDPLNNFMPDTGRIMAYRSGGGFGVRLDAGNGFQGAVITPYYDSLLVKLSTWALTFDQAAAKMVRNLREFRIRGIKTNIPFLENVVKHENFLTGKYDTSFIDSSPELFVFPKRKDRGTKMLTYIGEVTVNGFPGIEKKKKPVFDKPRMPKVNYANQMQAGTKQILDQYGADGLVSWIKEQDKVLLTDTTFRDAHQSLLATRVRTTDLKHIAEPVAHMLPELFSLEMWGGATYDVAYRFLKEDPWDRLLILRNKVPNILFQMLLRASNAVGYKNYPDNVIQEFVKKSAEAGIDVFRIFDSLNWVKGMTVAIEAVRQSGKMAEAAICYTGDILDPSRSKYDLNYYKNIARDLEDAGAHILAIKDMAGLLKPQAAYKLISTLKETIDIPIHLHTHDTSGNGIFMYAKAIEAGVDIVDTALGSMAGLTSQPSASSLYYALQGTKRQPNITVKNLELMSHYWEDVRKYYHDFESGMKSPHSEIYMHEMPGGQYSNLQQQAKAVGLGDRWEDVKDMYRRVNGMFGDIVKVTPSSKVVGDMALFMVQNNLTEDDVYDRGDKLDFPDSVVELFEGFLGQPYGGFPRELQRIILKGRESIQVRPGELLDPVDFEVVKKQLFQTIHRQITSFDAISYALYPKVFMEYVKTVEQFGDVSVLDTPTFLYGMRLGEEIEVEIEQGKTLIVKLVSISQPQPDGYRVIYFELNGQSREVMIKDENVRVAIASRPKVDYSKPEQIGASMPGTVIKVLVQKGEKVNKGDHLLITEAMKMETTIQAPFTGVIKDIFVEDGEAIQTGDLLIELTS, translated from the coding sequence ATGCTAAAAGGTCGTAAAATTAACAAGGTACTTGCTGCAAATCGTGGGGAAATTGCTATTAGAGTGTTTCGTGCGTGTAATGAACTGAACATTCGCACTGTCGCGATATATTCAAAAGAAGATGCAGGAGCATATCATCGTTATAAAGCTGATGAAGCCTACTTAATTGGTGAAGGGAAAAAACCAATAGATGCCTATTTGGATATTGAAGGAATTATTGAAGTTGCAAAAAACAATAATGTGGATGCTATTCACCCAGGTTACGGTTTTTTATCAGAAAATATTCATTTTGCTATGCGATGTGAAGAAGAAGGTATTATCTTTATAGGTCCTAATTCTGAGCATCTAGATATGTTTGGAGATAAAGTAAAAGCTCGGCAGCAGGCAATTAATGCAGGCATCCCCGTTATTCCCGGCAGTAATGGCCCAATACATAATTTAGAGGAAGTTCTTCAGTTCGGTTCTAAAAATGGTTATCCAATTATTATTAAAGCTGCTCTCGGTGGTGGCGGTCGTGGTATGAGAATTGTAAGAAACGAAGCAGGTTTGAAGGAAGCGTATGAGCGAGCCAAATCAGAAGCAAAAGCAGCATTTGGAAGTGACGAAGTATATGTTGAAAAGTTAGTCGAAAATCCTAAGCATATAGAGGTACAAATATTAGGTGATATGGATGGCAATATTGTTCATCTTTATGAACGAGATTGTTCAATACAAAGGCGTCACCAAAAGGTTGTTGAGGTTGCGCCAAGTGTTGGTTTGTCAGAAAGTTTAAGAATGCGTATTTGTGATGCGGCCGTTCAATTAATGAACAAGGTCCACTATATAAATGCAGGAACGGTTGAATTTCTAGTATCAGAAAATGATTTTTATTTTATTGAGGTAAATCCACGTGTTCAGGTAGAACATACAATTACGGAAATGATAACAGGTATAGACATTGTTCAATCACAAATTAAGATTGCTGAAGGGCATAATTTACATAGTTCGACTGTTGGTGTACCGATACAAGAGAAAATCATTACGCATGGCTATGCTATTCAATCACGTGTAACAACAGAGGATCCTTTAAATAATTTCATGCCAGATACAGGGAGGATAATGGCGTATCGTTCAGGTGGAGGCTTTGGAGTACGTTTGGATGCAGGAAATGGCTTTCAAGGAGCTGTTATCACGCCTTATTACGATTCACTCCTTGTAAAGCTTTCTACATGGGCATTAACGTTTGACCAGGCTGCAGCTAAAATGGTGCGAAACTTACGTGAATTTAGAATTCGTGGCATTAAGACTAACATCCCTTTTTTAGAAAATGTTGTGAAGCATGAAAACTTTTTAACAGGGAAATATGATACTTCATTTATTGATTCATCACCTGAGTTATTTGTGTTTCCGAAGCGAAAAGATCGTGGTACTAAGATGCTTACATATATTGGGGAAGTCACTGTGAATGGATTTCCGGGCATCGAAAAAAAGAAGAAACCAGTGTTTGATAAACCGAGAATGCCGAAAGTCAACTATGCGAACCAAATGCAAGCAGGGACAAAGCAGATTCTAGATCAATATGGTGCTGATGGCTTAGTGTCATGGATTAAAGAGCAAGATAAGGTGCTTTTAACAGACACAACCTTTCGTGATGCGCATCAATCCTTACTTGCTACACGAGTGCGTACAACAGACCTAAAGCATATTGCGGAACCAGTTGCTCATATGTTACCGGAGTTATTCTCCCTTGAAATGTGGGGGGGTGCAACGTATGACGTGGCATATCGTTTTCTAAAGGAAGACCCATGGGACCGATTATTAATTCTGAGAAATAAAGTGCCAAATATTTTATTTCAAATGCTTCTTCGAGCCTCAAATGCTGTTGGCTATAAAAATTATCCGGATAACGTTATTCAAGAGTTTGTAAAAAAGAGTGCAGAGGCTGGTATAGATGTATTTAGAATATTTGATAGTTTGAACTGGGTTAAAGGAATGACTGTAGCAATTGAAGCAGTTCGTCAATCTGGCAAGATGGCAGAGGCAGCAATTTGCTATACAGGAGATATTCTTGACCCTTCAAGATCTAAGTATGATTTGAATTACTATAAAAATATTGCAAGAGACCTTGAAGATGCTGGTGCTCATATATTAGCAATTAAAGATATGGCAGGTCTGTTAAAGCCACAAGCGGCTTACAAACTCATTTCAACCCTTAAGGAAACAATAGATATACCTATTCATTTGCATACGCATGATACAAGTGGGAATGGAATATTTATGTATGCAAAAGCGATAGAAGCGGGGGTTGATATAGTTGATACAGCCTTGGGTTCAATGGCAGGATTAACGTCTCAGCCAAGTGCAAGCTCACTTTATTATGCTCTTCAAGGCACAAAAAGACAACCTAACATAACTGTAAAGAATCTTGAATTAATGTCGCATTATTGGGAGGATGTTCGAAAATATTATCACGATTTTGAGAGTGGCATGAAATCACCACATTCTGAAATATATATGCATGAAATGCCAGGTGGTCAATATAGTAATCTGCAGCAACAAGCTAAAGCTGTTGGCTTAGGTGACAGATGGGAAGATGTAAAAGACATGTATCGCCGTGTGAATGGTATGTTTGGTGATATTGTTAAAGTAACACCATCATCAAAGGTTGTTGGTGATATGGCATTATTTATGGTACAGAACAATCTAACAGAAGATGATGTTTACGATAGAGGAGACAAACTTGATTTTCCTGACTCGGTAGTTGAGTTATTTGAAGGATTTTTAGGTCAGCCTTATGGAGGTTTTCCACGAGAACTGCAACGCATTATTTTAAAGGGGAGAGAGTCTATTCAAGTTAGACCAGGAGAGTTGCTAGACCCCGTTGATTTTGAAGTTGTTAAAAAGCAATTATTCCAAACCATTCACCGGCAAATCACGAGCTTTGATGCAATATCATATGCCTTGTATCCTAAAGTGTTTATGGAGTATGTAAAAACCGTAGAGCAATTTGGTGATGTGTCTGTGCTTGATACACCTACATTTTTGTACGGTATGCGTTTAGGAGAAGAAATTGAAGTTGAAATTGAACAAGGTAAAACTTTAATTGTTAAATTAGTATCTATTAGCCAACCACAGCCGGATGGATATCGTGTCATATACTTTGAATTGAATGGTCAGTCACGTGAAGTTATGATTAAAGACGAAAATGTAAGAGTAGCAATAGCATCTCGACCGAAGGTAGATTATAGTAAACCAGAACAAATCGGTGCTTCAATGCCTGGTACGGTCATTAAAGTTCTTGTGCAAAAAGGGGAAAAGGTTAATAAAGGGGACCATCTACTAATAACAGAAGCTATGAAAATGGAGACTACTATACAAGCGCCATTTACCGGTGTTATTAAAGACATATTTGTTGAAGATGGTGAGGCCATTCAGACGGGTGATTTATTAATTGAGCTTACTAGTTAA
- a CDS encoding deoxyribodipyrimidine photo-lyase has translation MTNKRAIIWLRRDFRLQDNSAIYYALEWAKKHNGYVSFVFHLNPDFYENKTNQNEYFFKALLHFSNRLSNLGIDLYVVYGSYQTVFTRLFEWAPDINCIFYNKDELPNARKRDLWVNEFCSSKGCEVHEFDDYHLHGANEVTKHDGTMYKVFTPYFKSWSMLQKPRPRIINENELVFYSKDIPSAINDKHLLTNYPYRKEWVNIGEENALAQLHLFINNRIEAYGKNRNFPSVEGTSKLSSFLITGAIAVRTIYSELENLTQYNKESVQTFIQELAWRDFYHMIHVSNPLCQSVEINEQYRHIAWSTDEHVLKIWSTGQTGYPIVDAGMRQLNNEGWMHNRLRMITASFLTKDLLVDWRLGESYFNKVLIDYEAASNIGGWQWAASVGTDAVPYFRIFNPVTQSKKFDQDGKYIRKYIPELKDVPDKYIHEPWKMSVEIQKLSGCIIGQDYPAPIVDHAVQRLKAIQLFKSELLD, from the coding sequence TTGACTAATAAAAGAGCTATTATATGGTTGCGAAGAGATTTCAGACTACAAGATAATAGTGCTATATATTATGCGCTTGAATGGGCGAAAAAACATAATGGTTATGTAAGTTTTGTTTTTCATCTGAATCCGGACTTCTATGAAAATAAAACAAATCAGAATGAATACTTTTTTAAAGCGTTATTACATTTTTCAAATCGACTAAGTAACTTAGGAATAGATCTGTATGTTGTATACGGTTCGTATCAGACGGTTTTTACTCGATTATTTGAATGGGCACCGGACATAAATTGTATTTTTTACAATAAAGATGAGTTGCCAAATGCAAGAAAAAGAGACCTTTGGGTTAATGAGTTTTGTTCATCAAAGGGCTGTGAAGTACATGAATTTGATGACTATCACTTACATGGTGCTAATGAGGTAACTAAACATGATGGCACAATGTATAAAGTGTTTACCCCTTATTTTAAATCATGGTCAATGTTACAAAAGCCAAGACCTAGGATTATTAATGAGAATGAGTTAGTTTTTTATTCAAAAGACATACCGTCAGCAATAAATGACAAACATTTACTTACCAACTACCCATATAGAAAAGAATGGGTAAATATAGGTGAAGAGAATGCGTTAGCCCAACTGCATTTATTTATAAATAATCGTATCGAAGCATATGGTAAAAATCGTAATTTTCCATCTGTTGAAGGAACTAGTAAACTATCGTCATTCTTAATAACAGGTGCAATAGCTGTTCGAACTATATACAGTGAGCTAGAAAATCTCACTCAATACAACAAGGAGAGTGTGCAAACATTTATCCAAGAGTTAGCGTGGCGAGATTTTTATCACATGATTCATGTATCAAATCCTTTGTGCCAAAGTGTTGAGATTAATGAGCAATATAGGCATATAGCCTGGTCTACAGACGAGCATGTGCTGAAAATATGGAGTACAGGACAAACCGGTTATCCAATTGTGGATGCTGGAATGAGACAATTGAATAATGAAGGATGGATGCATAACAGATTGAGAATGATAACAGCCAGTTTTCTAACAAAGGATTTACTAGTGGATTGGCGATTAGGTGAGAGCTATTTTAATAAGGTGCTTATAGACTATGAAGCTGCTTCTAATATAGGGGGATGGCAATGGGCTGCATCTGTTGGAACGGATGCTGTTCCTTATTTTCGAATTTTTAATCCTGTTACACAATCAAAAAAGTTTGACCAAGATGGTAAGTATATACGCAAATATATACCTGAATTGAAAGATGTACCAGATAAGTATATTCACGAACCGTGGAAAATGAGTGTTGAGATACAAAAGTTGTCCGGTTGTATTATTGGACAAGATTATCCGGCTCCAATTGTTGATCATGCTGTTCAAAGACTAAAGGCTATTCAGTTGTTCAAATCGGAGTTGTTAGATTGA
- a CDS encoding heme A synthase, whose translation MPILLKILAVFSSLIMLFVLIGGALVTKTGSSLGCGREWPLCEGQLVPSNFNFEMIIEYSHRGVSGLAGITVLILAIWSWRKIGHVRETKFLAITSVLFIIIQALLGAAAVIWPQTPVVLALHFGISLISYAAVFLLMLLIFEVDKKFDADSLKLDQKMRFHIYGVIIYTYIVVYTGALVRHEKAFLACPDFPLCSNESIFSLPSTFIQWVQMGHRFAAFLLFVWIVIATLHAFKHYKNQRVIYWGWILSLTLIILQVISGASVIFSKVHLASTLSHATIITLLFGVLSYLVLLGTRSTRHTQK comes from the coding sequence TTGCCCATCCTTTTAAAAATACTAGCAGTCTTTTCATCTCTCATTATGCTTTTTGTTCTAATTGGTGGTGCCCTTGTAACAAAGACTGGTTCAAGCCTAGGCTGTGGACGTGAATGGCCATTATGCGAAGGCCAACTTGTTCCTTCTAACTTTAACTTTGAAATGATCATTGAATACTCACATCGAGGCGTTTCAGGTCTAGCAGGTATCACTGTTTTAATTCTAGCCATCTGGTCATGGCGTAAAATAGGACACGTACGTGAAACAAAGTTCTTGGCTATCACATCTGTCTTATTTATTATCATTCAAGCATTGTTAGGAGCTGCAGCGGTTATTTGGCCACAAACACCAGTTGTTTTAGCATTACACTTTGGTATATCGCTTATATCATACGCTGCTGTATTTTTATTAATGCTTCTAATCTTCGAAGTAGATAAGAAATTTGATGCAGACAGCTTGAAGCTAGACCAAAAAATGCGGTTTCACATATACGGAGTAATTATATATACTTACATCGTAGTCTATACAGGAGCATTAGTAAGACATGAGAAAGCATTTTTAGCTTGTCCTGATTTTCCATTATGTTCAAATGAAAGTATATTTTCATTGCCCTCTACATTTATACAGTGGGTACAAATGGGACATAGATTTGCTGCTTTTCTTCTATTCGTTTGGATAGTTATTGCAACATTACATGCATTTAAACACTATAAAAACCAACGTGTTATATATTGGGGATGGATATTATCTCTTACACTAATCATCTTACAGGTGATTTCAGGTGCCTCTGTAATTTTTAGTAAGGTTCACTTAGCTTCTACACTCAGCCACGCAACAATTATAACGTTGCTATTTGGAGTATTAAGTTATCTTGTTTTATTAGGAACTAGAAGCACACGTCATACACAGAAATAA
- the cyoE gene encoding heme o synthase, whose translation MLQSRVTVEANSLPEKVSPHHIEQTTKWKDFLALIKIGIVNSNFITTFTGIWLALHFNSLGFIENLDKVFLATLGSTLIIAGSCSLNNLIDRDIDPIMERTKGRPTVKGTFSGPFVLTIGISFITLGTIALAISSLIAAGIGLLGVFTYVYLYTMWTKRKYTINTVVGSISGAIPPLIGWAAVDPDLHFVAWALFLIMFIWQPPHFFALAMKRCEEYRAAGIPMLPVVRGFAVTKKHMIGWVACLLPLPFLMTSLGIPFLILATLLNVGWLTLGIWGYRLNDDIKWAKLMFVYSLNYLTILFVAMVVVTVG comes from the coding sequence ATGCTGCAATCGAGGGTTACAGTAGAAGCTAATAGTCTACCCGAGAAAGTATCACCCCATCATATAGAACAAACAACAAAATGGAAAGACTTTTTAGCGCTTATTAAAATTGGTATTGTTAATTCTAATTTTATTACAACGTTCACTGGAATTTGGCTAGCGCTTCATTTTAACAGCTTGGGATTCATAGAAAACTTGGATAAAGTTTTTCTAGCTACTCTAGGTTCAACACTAATAATTGCTGGTTCGTGTAGTCTTAATAATTTGATAGACCGAGATATAGATCCAATTATGGAGCGAACAAAAGGAAGGCCGACTGTAAAAGGTACCTTTTCTGGACCTTTTGTTTTAACGATTGGAATCTCCTTTATTACGTTAGGAACTATTGCATTAGCAATATCATCCTTAATAGCGGCTGGTATAGGCCTGCTTGGTGTATTTACCTATGTCTACCTTTATACGATGTGGACAAAACGTAAATATACAATTAATACCGTAGTCGGCAGTATTTCTGGTGCCATCCCACCATTAATCGGGTGGGCTGCTGTTGACCCTGACCTTCATTTTGTAGCGTGGGCATTGTTTCTAATAATGTTTATATGGCAGCCTCCTCATTTCTTCGCGTTGGCTATGAAACGGTGCGAGGAATACAGGGCAGCAGGCATACCTATGCTACCAGTTGTTCGAGGTTTTGCAGTTACAAAGAAACACATGATTGGTTGGGTAGCTTGCTTGTTACCGTTACCTTTTTTAATGACGAGTTTAGGAATCCCATTTTTAATACTAGCTACTTTGCTAAATGTTGGTTGGCTTACATTGGGGATATGGGGCTATCGACTGAATGATGATATAAAATGGGCTAAACTAATGTTTGTATACTCACTTAATTATCTGACTATATTGTTTGTAGCGATGGTTGTTGTTACGGTTGGGTAA